The Actinomycetota bacterium DNA segment AACGAAGCGTTACAAGATCGACATCCCTCCGGACCCACCCGGACGAGACCCGGTGGACGTTTTCGTCTTCGACCGGCACGAGGGGTTCTGCGAGCAGATCGCGGCCACGATGTCGCTGATGCTGCGGGCCTCCGGAGTCCCGAGTCGCATCGCCACCGGTTTCGGCGAAGGAGAACGAAACCCGTTCACCGGCTACTGGGAAGTCAAGAACTCAGACGCCCATGCGTGGGTGGAGGTGTTCTACCCCGACCAGGGCTGGATCCCGTACGACCCGACCTTCGGGGTGCCGGAGGCCAGCCCCAGCAACACGACGTTCATGCTCGAGCCCCTGGCGAGGGCGATCGGCAGGGTGATCCCGGCGGGCGCGGTGGTACGGCTGACTCAGGGGCTGCGCGACGCTCTCGGAATCGCGGCGTTCATCCCCCTGCTGGTGGTCGCTGCCGGAGTGCCGGCGACTTTCGTGATGCGCCGCCGGAGGCGGCACCGCAGGACCGTCCATCCCGGCCCCCGGGGCCGGGTGGTCGAGGCGTGGCTGTCGCTGGAAGACGCGCTGGCAGCCGTGGGATTGGAAAGGATGCCGCACGAGACCGTTCGCGAGTTCCTTCCCCGCGCGGCCGTCCATCCGTCGGTGGATGCGGCGGAGCTGAGGCGGCTGGCGGACACCTTCTCGCGCGTGCGTTACGGCCGGGAGCCGGGCGAGCGGGAGGCGGCGGCCTGCGAGCAGGCGGCCTGGCGGATTCGCGATGCGCTGCGGGGGGCCAGGCCGCCGGTGTTCTCTACCAGCCGCTGACAGACCGAATCATGATTTCTTTGCGCCGGTGGATGGCGTGGACCCGCGCCGCGCCCATTCCTTCGCCACCTCGACCAGCTGCTCGTCGGTCCACTCGCGCAGAGGCGTCTTAAGGGAAAACGCAGCCCCCACAACCTTTGCGGGCCTCGGCGGGACCTTCAGCTTGCGGCGCTTCATTTCCACGATGAGGGGCGACCGGTCCCATGCGTCCTTGGCCCTCGCCGCCTGCTTGGCGGCGTAGCCCGCGACGCGCGCGGCTTGCGCGGCCAGCGCCTCGTCGCTCAGCTTCGCCAGCTGCTGCACGTAGGCAGCCGGCTGGTGGGCGTAGGCCTCGGGTGGAGCGGATGTGAGCCCCGCGGGGACCTTGAGCTTTCTCTCCTTGAGCAGCTTCGCCAGCGCCTCCGGGAAACCGGGGGCCGCGGCAACCTTCTTTCCCGCCACGTCCGTTCCTTTCGTCTCGAGCGGCACAAGGATGTCACGGCGGGAGCGCCGAGTCCCGTAAGCGACAAATCCGGCCGGGACGGGGCCGGACGGAGGCGGACTAAGATCGTGGTCCGCCCGTCCTTTCGAAAGGAGCACCCCGTGCAGACCACCACAAAGCTCATCCCCCGCGAGATCCTCTTCGGCAACCCCGAGAAGGTCTCTCCCACGATCTCCCCCGACGGCACCAAGCTCGCGTACCTGGCCCCCAAGGACGGCGTCCTCAACGTATGGGTGAAGACGATCGGGTCCGACGACGACAAGGTGGTCACCGACGACCGTGATCGCGGGATCCGCGGCTACTTCTGGGCCAAGGACAACCGTCACGTGATGTACGTGCAGGACGTGGGCGGCGACGAGAACTTCCGGCTGTACTGGGTCGACCTGCAGACCGGCGACACCCGGGACCTGACTCCGTTCGAGAAGGTCCAGGTGCAGGTCGTGAAGCAGAGCAAGCACCACCCCAACCACATCCTGCTGGGCATCAACAAGGACAACCCGCAGCTGCACGACGTCTACAGGCTCGACCTCACCACCGGCGACCTCGAGAAGGTGGCCGAGAACCCCGGCTTCATCGGGTGGGTCGTCGACTTCGACATGAAGGTCCGCGGTGCCATGGCCCCGCAGCCCGATGGTGGCTTCGTCCTCGTCCACCGCGAGACGGAGCAGGATGAATGGAAGCCGATCGTGCAGTGGGGGCCGCAGGATGCGCTGTCGTCCGGTCCCGCAGGCTTTACCCGGGACGGGCAGCACATGTACCTCATCGACCCCCGCAACGCCAATGCCGGAAAGCTGGTGAAGCTGAACGTCGGCACCGGCGACATCGAGGTCATCGCGGAGGACCCCAAGTACGACGTGGCCGGCGCGGTCATCCACCCGGACACCACCGAGGTGCAGATGATCGCGTTCCTGCGCTCGCGCCTGGAGTGGCAGGTCCTGGACGAGTCCATCCGCGCGGACATCGACGTCATCTCCGGACTCGAGCCCGGGGACTACGGAATCTCCAGCCGCGACGACGAGGACCGCACGTGGCTGGTGTCGTTCGACCGGGACAACGGTCCCGTGTCCTACTACGCCTACGACCGGGCCTCCAAGCAGGCCACGTTCCTGTTCCACCACAGGCCGGAGCTCAACGACTACCCGCTGGCGGAGATGGATCCCATCTCGTTCAAGTCGCGCGACGGCCTCGACATCCACGGCTACATCACTTTCCCCCTTGGGGTGGAGCGCAAGAACCTGCCGCTGGTCCTCGACGTGCACGGCGGACCGTGGGCACGGGACTCCTGGGGCTTCAACCCTGAAGCGCAGTGGCTTGCCAACCGCGGCTACGCCTGCCTGCAGGTGAACTTCCGGGGGTCCACAGGCTACGGAAAGGACTTCGTCAACGCGGGCGACCGCGAGTGGGGCGGCAAGATGCAGGACGACCTCACGGACGCCGTGAAGTGGGCCATCGACCAGGGCTTCGCGGACCCCGATCGGGTCTGCATCTACGGCGGCTCCTACGGAGGTTATGCCGCGCTGGCGGGAGCCACCTTCACACCGGACCTGTACAAGTGCGCGGTCGACCTAGTGGGTCCGTCGAGCCTGCTCACCTTCATCAACACGATCCCGCCCTACTGGATGCCCCTGGTCCAGCTGTTCCATCACAGGGTGGGTCACCCCGAGCAGGACGCGGAGTTTTTGAAGACGCGATCGCCGCTATTCCACGTCGACCGGATCAAGATTCCAATGCTGATCGCGCAGGGCGCCAACGACCCCCGCGTGAACCAGGCGGAGTCCGAGCAGATCGTGGAAGCGATGAAGAAGAAGGGAATCGACCACGAATACATGCTGTTCCCCGACGAGGGCCACGGTTTCGCCAAGCCGGAGAACCGCATGAAGTTCTACGAGGCCGTGGAGAGGTTCCTCGCCCGGCACCTGGGCGGGCGGTCGGAGAACTAGGCGGGGCGCTTTATCGGTTGACCCGGGCGAGGGGCGCCCATATCTCCTCGCGGCTCGTCCGGTAGTCGTACAGGCTGCCGCCTATCGACCCCCCGGCCAGGGCGGCGTCAACGTACGCGGTCGCCTGGGCCAGGTCGATCTGGTCGGCCACGCCGCCGATCACGTGCACGGGCAGCCCGGTCATGCGCGCCGTGTCGCGGAGGTTCTCGGCGGTCAGGGAGGCCGCGGTCGGCGCGTCGGCCTTGCGTCCGGTCCAGTAGGCCATGGGCATGGCCACGTCGTAGATACGTCCGATCTCGGCCCACGGGAAGCTCGGCCACTGCGCACGGTAGTAAGGAGACGACGTCGGGATAGTGATCGCCGCCAGTGGGTAGCCGGCCGGGGACCCGGCCCTGACGCGGCGGGAGTAGTCCAATAGACGCGCCGTACGCTCGTTGTGGTCCTTGATGTCCAGGCGCTCGATGTCCGGCGCCACGGCGTCGAAACGGTGCCCGGCCGGGGAGACGTAGTTGACGGCGGCGAGCGTGTAAGCGACGTCGCGGTTGAGGTCCACGAAGTCGGGCGGATACCACGCCACAACCTTCATCCCCAGACGATGTGACTCCTCGAGCGCGGCCGCGTTGGCGCGGGGAAAAAGGAAGGGCGACGGGCTGTTGAACCTCGCCGTCTCCAGGTACAGCGTCCGGACCCCCCGTGCCGCGATGTCCCGCACCGCCGGCAGGATCGACTGGGGGTCGTCGTTGAAGTCGTAGACGTCGATCCAGGCCCCCAGCCCGCGGAAGGCATCGATGCTCACCGGACGCGGGGCCGGAGCGGCGGGACGCGGCTTCGGACGCGCCGTCACGCGCGGCTTGGGGGCCGCCACCGAAACCGGCGCCTTCGGCCGGGCAACGGGGGCCGGGACCACGGTGGGAGCCGGTGTCGGCTCGGGGGTGGCCGTGGGCAGCGGCGTGGCGACCACGCGCAGCGACGACGGACGCGGCGGCTGCGCGCACGACGCGGACGCCGCCAGGACGATCAGGGCCGCGCAGGAGGCTGCGCACCGGCGACCGTCAGCCACCGGCCGTCAGCCTCTCAACGACCGAAGATGGGTGCAGTCCGGGCCGGGTTCCGCCCGCGACCGTCACGAGGTCACCGGACTCCAGGCCCGCGGCCCCCAGTCCGTGCCGGGGCGTAGGCAGCCCGGGCGCCTTGCGCCACTGCTTGCCCTGGGGGTCGTACCACTCGACGGCCGCAATCGTGCCCTTTGGCTCCTCGCCGCCCAGGACGAACAGGCGCGAGCCCCAGATGGTGGCGGTGAGTCCCCCACGTGCCGTGGGCATGTCCGCTCCCCTGCTCCAGTTGCCCGTGTTCCCGTCATAGATATCGACACGATTGGTGTTCGATTCCAGCGTCAGCTTGCGTCCTCCCACGACCCACAGTTGGCTTCCGAGCGGTGCTGCAGCCAGGTGGTCGCGCGGCTCGGGCAGCTCGCCGGAGGTGGTCCAGATGTTCTGGTCGACGTCCATGACGTCATGACGTCCGGTCAGGACCTCGCCGCCGTTGCTGGCGCCGCTGACTACGT contains these protein-coding regions:
- a CDS encoding transglutaminase domain-containing protein — protein: TKRYKIDIPPDPPGRDPVDVFVFDRHEGFCEQIAATMSLMLRASGVPSRIATGFGEGERNPFTGYWEVKNSDAHAWVEVFYPDQGWIPYDPTFGVPEASPSNTTFMLEPLARAIGRVIPAGAVVRLTQGLRDALGIAAFIPLLVVAAGVPATFVMRRRRRHRRTVHPGPRGRVVEAWLSLEDALAAVGLERMPHETVREFLPRAAVHPSVDAAELRRLADTFSRVRYGREPGEREAAACEQAAWRIRDALRGARPPVFSTSR
- a CDS encoding S9 family peptidase translates to MQTTTKLIPREILFGNPEKVSPTISPDGTKLAYLAPKDGVLNVWVKTIGSDDDKVVTDDRDRGIRGYFWAKDNRHVMYVQDVGGDENFRLYWVDLQTGDTRDLTPFEKVQVQVVKQSKHHPNHILLGINKDNPQLHDVYRLDLTTGDLEKVAENPGFIGWVVDFDMKVRGAMAPQPDGGFVLVHRETEQDEWKPIVQWGPQDALSSGPAGFTRDGQHMYLIDPRNANAGKLVKLNVGTGDIEVIAEDPKYDVAGAVIHPDTTEVQMIAFLRSRLEWQVLDESIRADIDVISGLEPGDYGISSRDDEDRTWLVSFDRDNGPVSYYAYDRASKQATFLFHHRPELNDYPLAEMDPISFKSRDGLDIHGYITFPLGVERKNLPLVLDVHGGPWARDSWGFNPEAQWLANRGYACLQVNFRGSTGYGKDFVNAGDREWGGKMQDDLTDAVKWAIDQGFADPDRVCIYGGSYGGYAALAGATFTPDLYKCAVDLVGPSSLLTFINTIPPYWMPLVQLFHHRVGHPEQDAEFLKTRSPLFHVDRIKIPMLIAQGANDPRVNQAESEQIVEAMKKKGIDHEYMLFPDEGHGFAKPENRMKFYEAVERFLARHLGGRSEN